The following are encoded together in the Stegostoma tigrinum isolate sSteTig4 chromosome 20, sSteTig4.hap1, whole genome shotgun sequence genome:
- the LOC125462068 gene encoding probable G-protein coupled receptor 139: MHGQVTGLVYAIYYPVLAVIGIPGNLVTILILSRGKCGLSKCITLYLVGMAVTDFLVLITAVVLNRISVIYFPVLFLSTTPVCSLKITVIYIVRDCSVWLTVVFTLDRFIAICCQNFKAKYCTKKMATVVIGIVCTVSCVKNFPWYFVYEPLYIVNGLPWYCNIKLSFYTELAWTAFDWVDRILNPCSPFLIMLILNFLTVRNIVLANKARKRLRLQTIRENQIDPEMESRRKSIILLFTISGSFLLLWTTYVINFLYVRFTNSNYSTGSTGNNPRFILQEGGNMSQLLSCCTNTCIYAATQRKFREEFKNALKYPLKWIIRTFKL, translated from the exons ATGCATGGGCAAGTAACAGGCTTAGTGTATGCAATTTATTATCCTGTGCTGGCAGTTATTGGTATTCCAG GAAACCTGGTGACAATTCTGATCCTATCTCGTGGCAAGTGTGGTCTCTCTAAATGTATCACACTGTACCTCGTGGGGATGGCAGTCACAGACTTTTTGGTGCTTATCACAGCGGTGGTATTAAACAGGATCAGTGTGATTTATTTTCCAGTTCTTTTCCTCTCCACAACTCCAGTCTGTAGCCTTAAAATCACTGTGATCTACATAGTCAGAGATTGTTCAGTCTGGTTAACAGTTGTTTTTACTCTTGATCGATTTATAGCTATTTGTTGCCAGAatttcaaagcaaaatactgcacaaAGAAAATGGCAACAGTTGTCATTGGAATAGTCTGTACTGTGAgctgtgtgaaaaactttccgTGGTACTTTGTATATGAGCCATTGTATATAGTTAATGGTCTCCCATGGTACTGCAACATTAAGTTAAGCTTTTACACTGAACTTGCATGGACCGCATTTGACTGGGTGGACCGGATTTTAAACCCCTGTTCCCCATTCCTTATAATGTTGATCCTCAATTTCCTGACTGTCAGAAACATTGTACTGGCCAATAAAGCCCGCAAGAGACTCCGGCTGCAGACCATCAGAGAGAATCAGAttgacccagagatggagagccGAAGAAAATCGATCATTTTGCTCTTCACCATCTCAGGCAGTTTCCTACTTTTATGGACGACATATGTTATAAATTTCTTATATGTGCGATTTACAAACAGTAATTATTCAACAGGCTCCACCGGCAATAACCCAAGGTTCATTCTGCAGGAAGGTGGGAACATGTCACAGCTCCTCAGCTGTTGCACCAACACCTGCATTTATGCAGCAAcacagagaaaattcagagaagaaTTCAAAAATGCCTTAAAATATCCCCTGAAATGGATTATCAGGACATTTAAATTATGA